The Halomicronema hongdechloris C2206 genome includes a window with the following:
- a CDS encoding AAA family ATPase, with product MAYANELVTSVQTPRLQSLLAHLVLHRHAPQSRQHLAVCIWPDSTDSQARTNLRRELYHLRQALPDAKKFLDIRPNTLQWRPADSPFHLDAADFEAAVALAQQTQDVVIRQTALEKAISLYQGDLLPSCYDDWIIPERNQLRQTYVHALDTMIEYLQEQREYGAAIAYAHRRLTHDPLCEAAYRRLMQLHGLNGDRASALQVYHRCVEVLEAKLGVEPSPATCEVVERLQTWESKAKDQNLDNSKFKIQNSKSFHPPLIGRETECRTLRHWLTTENTEQLLLLTGEPGIGKTRLLDELRASVLAARGQVLQGRGFEAEMVRPYGAWIDALRSGPQATHRAAQAEAGDGLSVALDRLLSTAGNEPEALSDRAQLFDAVVERLLRLAADCGLTVVILDDLQWLDETSIALLHYASRLLRGSLVRFACATRPRALAQNAPAAGFIQALQRERCLQSIDLAPLNRAHTSELARTFHSPVDEERLFLDSGGNPLFALEIARSAHSDSAAGPGNLEVLIQARLQQLEPAARELLPWAAALGRSFRLTTLAQVADNSPMGLLAALEQLEQYGIIRPGTDSDPDFEDDIEYDFAHDMVRQVAYQRLSQPRRRWVHLQLAQALEHLSGKTDTLAGEIAHHAALGGNRTLAAATALRAAQRCLRLFAYAEASKLAQRGIQHCQKLKDEQRVALHLELLGVYVLAGVSRAQVPTLEQELQGLIAEAKTLKLKDTAAIGLEALIALSYDHGDLTGVHQHSLQAAETGRSTSPAMTARTLANSGSCLADIGRDMPQAEALLLEAQSLAARVGIELSDIPHGLGCVRRFAGDWAEARQLLATGWQQARREQDHWRESVCLLNLALVEFEAGTPGAALPYCQEMAIVADKIGGEGSEAAFAEGLSALAQYQLGHTDAAARLESALTTLRQIDAKRMLAFVLTAAAESDLQREHPETAIPRAEEALQVAQIVDYPSSIALAWAVLIRATVGIEPDSAKSPAEQLQALHRALDGSPLSARARRAVDSLNPMLAIEV from the coding sequence TTGGCGTACGCCAATGAACTGGTCACCAGCGTGCAGACTCCACGCTTGCAGTCGTTGTTGGCCCATCTGGTGCTGCATCGCCACGCTCCCCAGTCCCGTCAGCATCTGGCGGTTTGTATCTGGCCCGATTCCACCGATTCCCAGGCTCGCACCAACCTGCGCCGAGAACTCTACCATTTGCGTCAGGCCCTGCCAGATGCCAAAAAATTTCTAGACATCCGCCCCAATACACTGCAATGGCGCCCTGCTGATAGCCCCTTTCACCTGGACGCAGCCGATTTTGAAGCAGCTGTAGCTCTAGCGCAGCAGACTCAGGATGTCGTTATCAGGCAGACCGCCCTCGAAAAAGCCATCAGCCTCTATCAGGGAGACTTACTGCCGAGTTGCTACGACGATTGGATTATTCCAGAACGAAATCAGCTGCGGCAAACCTACGTCCATGCCCTGGATACCATGATTGAATACTTACAAGAGCAGCGAGAGTATGGTGCCGCGATCGCCTATGCCCACCGCCGACTAACCCACGATCCCCTCTGTGAGGCGGCCTATCGTCGGCTGATGCAATTGCATGGGCTCAATGGCGATCGCGCCAGCGCTCTCCAGGTTTACCATCGCTGCGTCGAGGTGCTGGAAGCGAAGTTAGGCGTTGAGCCCAGTCCGGCGACCTGCGAGGTGGTTGAGCGGTTGCAGACGTGGGAGAGTAAGGCAAAAGATCAGAATCTTGATAATTCAAAATTCAAAATTCAAAATTCAAAATCCTTCCATCCCCCTCTCATTGGTCGCGAAACCGAATGTCGAACTCTCCGACATTGGCTAACGACTGAGAACACCGAGCAACTGCTGTTGCTGACGGGAGAGCCGGGGATTGGCAAGACACGGCTGCTGGATGAGTTGAGGGCTTCGGTGTTGGCGGCTCGGGGACAAGTGTTGCAGGGGCGTGGATTTGAGGCCGAAATGGTGCGTCCCTATGGAGCCTGGATTGATGCTCTGCGGAGCGGCCCGCAGGCTACCCACCGTGCCGCTCAAGCCGAAGCCGGGGACGGATTATCGGTGGCTTTGGATCGGCTGCTGTCTACAGCAGGGAATGAACCAGAGGCCCTTAGCGATCGCGCTCAGCTGTTTGATGCGGTGGTGGAGCGGCTGTTGCGACTTGCCGCCGATTGTGGTTTGACGGTGGTGATTTTAGATGACCTTCAGTGGCTGGATGAGACCTCCATCGCCCTATTGCACTATGCCTCTCGATTATTGAGGGGCTCGCTGGTGCGGTTTGCCTGTGCTACTCGTCCCAGAGCCCTGGCGCAAAATGCCCCGGCGGCTGGATTTATCCAGGCCCTGCAGCGGGAACGCTGCCTCCAGAGTATCGACCTCGCGCCCCTGAATCGCGCCCACACAAGCGAACTCGCGCGGACGTTCCACAGCCCTGTGGATGAGGAGCGGCTGTTTCTCGACAGCGGCGGTAATCCTTTATTCGCACTCGAAATTGCCCGCTCTGCACATTCCGATTCTGCCGCTGGTCCTGGCAATCTGGAGGTGCTGATTCAGGCGCGATTGCAACAGCTCGAACCTGCTGCCCGTGAACTCTTACCCTGGGCAGCGGCTCTGGGGCGCAGTTTTCGACTCACAACCCTAGCCCAGGTGGCGGATAATTCACCGATGGGTTTGCTGGCCGCGCTAGAGCAGTTAGAACAATACGGCATTATTCGACCTGGAACCGATTCAGACCCCGACTTTGAGGATGATATTGAGTATGACTTCGCCCACGACATGGTGCGACAGGTGGCTTATCAGCGGCTTTCGCAACCCCGCCGCCGCTGGGTGCATTTACAGCTTGCCCAGGCTCTGGAGCATTTGTCTGGCAAAACTGATACGCTAGCCGGTGAAATCGCTCACCATGCAGCTTTGGGGGGCAATCGCACCTTAGCTGCTGCCACTGCCTTACGAGCGGCCCAACGGTGTCTGCGCTTGTTTGCCTATGCTGAAGCCTCAAAACTGGCTCAGCGCGGGATCCAGCACTGCCAAAAGCTAAAGGATGAGCAGCGGGTGGCGTTGCATCTAGAACTGCTGGGGGTCTATGTGCTGGCTGGGGTGTCGAGAGCGCAAGTCCCTACTTTAGAACAGGAGCTGCAGGGCCTAATTGCCGAGGCTAAAACCCTGAAGCTCAAAGATACCGCTGCCATCGGACTAGAGGCGCTGATTGCCCTCAGCTATGACCACGGCGACCTGACGGGCGTCCACCAGCACTCTCTGCAGGCGGCAGAAACGGGGCGTTCTACCAGCCCAGCCATGACCGCTCGAACCTTGGCCAACAGCGGGTCTTGTCTGGCCGATATTGGTCGTGACATGCCTCAGGCCGAAGCCCTGCTGTTAGAGGCGCAATCCCTGGCAGCGAGGGTGGGCATCGAGCTGAGCGATATTCCCCATGGTTTAGGCTGTGTGCGCCGCTTCGCCGGAGATTGGGCTGAGGCCCGGCAGCTCTTAGCAACGGGATGGCAGCAGGCCCGTCGCGAGCAAGATCATTGGCGAGAATCAGTTTGTCTCCTGAATCTAGCTCTGGTGGAATTCGAAGCTGGTACTCCAGGGGCCGCTTTGCCTTACTGCCAGGAGATGGCAATCGTGGCTGACAAAATTGGTGGTGAAGGCAGTGAAGCCGCCTTTGCCGAGGGATTGAGCGCGCTAGCCCAATACCAGCTAGGACACACCGATGCAGCGGCCAGGCTGGAATCGGCCCTGACCACCCTGCGCCAGATTGACGCCAAGCGCATGCTGGCCTTTGTGCTCACGGCAGCAGCGGAGAGCGATCTGCAGAGAGAACACCCCGAAACTGCTATTCCCAGAGCCGAAGAGGCCCTGCAAGTGGCCCAGATTGTCGATTATCCCAGTTCCATTGCCCTGGCCTGGGCAGTTTTGATTAGAGCTACTGTAGGAATTGAGCCTGACTCTGCAAAGAGTCCAGCAGAACAATTGCAGGCCTTGCATCGTGCTCTCGATGGCTCTCCCCTCAGTGCTCGGGCTCGTCGCGCAGTTGATAGCCTGAACCCAATGCTGGCAATTGAGGTTTGA
- the pyk gene encoding pyruvate kinase, whose protein sequence is MHLLPHRTKIVATIGPASSSRDTIQHMIRAGMSVARLNFSHGSYDDHAQRIRLLRQVAQEHDTPITLLQDLQGPKIRVGALAEDGMQLAAGKRLTLLPSDHATGLNQVTIDYPHLAADARPGMTILLDDGLLELQIEAVEPPAVHCRVIQGGPLRSRKGVNLPDLTLRLPSLTAKDREDLKFGLSQGVDMVSLSFVRRAEDVQALKQLLATHGAADVPVLAKIEKPQAIANLEAILAVCDAVMVARGDLGVEMRAEKVPMLQKRIIRACNLRKLPVITATQMLDSMIHNPRPTRAEASDVANAIIDGTDAVMLSGESAVGAFPVESVQMLGRIAADIEPELEFVNNPPAKTDETHALSEALNVIDKVLDLRCIVSFTASGYTAMIAAGERPRAPVIALTPNVKVYHRLNLVWGVKPILVDTPATSFEAMTQQADQYLCDRTYASPGDKVLIMGGIPAGISQGTNFIKIHTIGN, encoded by the coding sequence ATGCATCTGTTGCCCCATCGCACTAAGATCGTTGCCACCATCGGTCCGGCCAGCAGCTCCCGGGACACCATTCAACACATGATTCGAGCCGGCATGAGTGTGGCTCGGCTCAACTTCTCCCATGGGTCCTATGACGATCATGCTCAGCGCATCCGTCTGCTGCGCCAGGTGGCCCAAGAGCACGATACTCCGATTACCCTCTTGCAAGATCTGCAGGGTCCCAAGATTCGCGTCGGTGCCCTGGCCGAGGATGGGATGCAGCTAGCTGCCGGCAAGCGCTTGACCCTGTTGCCGTCGGATCATGCCACGGGGCTCAACCAGGTCACCATCGACTATCCCCATTTGGCCGCCGATGCCCGTCCGGGTATGACGATTCTCTTGGATGATGGGTTGCTGGAGTTACAGATCGAGGCAGTTGAGCCGCCAGCAGTCCATTGTCGGGTGATCCAGGGCGGCCCGTTGCGCAGTCGCAAGGGGGTGAACTTGCCGGATTTGACTCTGCGGTTACCCTCGCTGACGGCTAAAGACCGGGAGGATCTGAAGTTTGGGCTGAGCCAGGGGGTGGATATGGTGTCGTTAAGCTTTGTGCGGCGAGCCGAGGATGTGCAGGCCCTCAAACAGCTGCTGGCAACCCATGGGGCTGCCGATGTGCCGGTGCTGGCTAAGATCGAAAAACCCCAGGCCATTGCCAATCTCGAGGCGATTCTAGCGGTCTGTGATGCGGTGATGGTGGCCCGGGGAGACCTGGGGGTGGAGATGCGGGCGGAAAAGGTGCCGATGCTGCAGAAGCGCATCATTCGCGCTTGTAACTTGCGGAAACTGCCGGTGATTACCGCCACCCAGATGCTGGACAGCATGATCCATAATCCACGGCCCACCCGGGCCGAAGCTAGCGATGTGGCCAATGCCATCATCGACGGCACCGATGCGGTAATGCTGTCGGGAGAGTCGGCGGTGGGGGCGTTCCCGGTGGAGTCGGTGCAGATGTTGGGGCGCATTGCCGCCGACATTGAGCCGGAGTTGGAGTTTGTCAATAACCCGCCGGCCAAAACCGATGAGACCCATGCCCTCAGTGAGGCTCTGAACGTGATCGATAAGGTGCTGGACCTGCGCTGTATCGTCAGCTTTACGGCCAGTGGCTACACGGCCATGATCGCGGCGGGAGAGCGGCCGCGGGCACCGGTGATTGCCCTGACTCCCAATGTCAAGGTCTACCATCGTCTGAATCTGGTCTGGGGGGTGAAACCCATCTTGGTGGATACCCCGGCCACCAGCTTCGAGGCCATGACCCAGCAGGCGGATCAGTATCTCTGCGATCGCACCTATGCCAGCCCCGGCGACAAAGTGTTAATCATGGGGGGCATTCCGGCTGGCATTTCTCAGGGCACCAATTTCATCAAGATTCACACCATCGGTAACTAG
- a CDS encoding slr1306 family protein, with protein MTLTRPILIGGLGLTAVLGLLNGLHDSLTDHATLLVLMGVGSGVWWWRRRRQQPSSPVVPSSPVDRAAVDRLLALTTEQLDTLTTEIREHLDPEDRGPWLSRVEGLRQQGTALAEDLDRQTLTLALLGDPGVGKSTLRHHLSETWLPSLATTVMLQEGTTTLPAEQDPDILLWVTATDLTDSALASLRHYQQLGHRLVLVFNKQDQYGPLDRATMQQQLHQHSQSLPETIPVVAVTAQPGPLKVRRHQPNGSVEEWLETPQPETTDLLEHLRELVQQQQQELVLATAMRQGQQLQRRVRDHLNQLRRQRAMPTVERLQWIAAATAFANPLPSLDVLATAAINGQLVMDLGRIYQQGFSWQQAKATATTLAKLTVQLGLVELSSQALTSFLKSHAATYVAGGVVQGLSAAYLTRLAGLSLIDHFEEQSGRGSEAAPLSVQSLSQRLRPLMKQSQQSDWFKDLVAEGLSRLHRPADAAPTPVALATASAEPINLPESLLCDQDNASTD; from the coding sequence ATGACTTTAACCCGTCCTATTCTAATCGGTGGTCTGGGGCTGACGGCTGTCCTAGGGCTCTTAAACGGGCTGCATGACAGCCTGACAGATCACGCTACCCTACTGGTGCTGATGGGAGTCGGCTCTGGGGTGTGGTGGTGGCGGCGGCGACGTCAGCAGCCATCGAGCCCAGTCGTGCCCTCGTCTCCGGTGGATCGAGCCGCTGTCGATCGGCTCTTGGCTCTGACAACCGAGCAGTTGGACACATTAACCACAGAGATTCGCGAGCATCTAGACCCGGAGGACCGGGGACCATGGTTGAGCAGGGTCGAGGGCTTGCGGCAACAGGGAACTGCCCTGGCCGAAGACCTAGACCGCCAAACCCTAACCCTGGCCCTGTTGGGGGATCCTGGCGTGGGCAAGAGCACCCTACGTCACCACCTGTCGGAGACATGGTTGCCGTCTTTAGCGACAACTGTAATGTTGCAGGAAGGCACCACGACTCTGCCTGCCGAGCAAGACCCCGATATTCTCCTATGGGTCACTGCCACCGACTTAACCGACTCGGCCCTGGCCAGCCTGCGCCACTATCAGCAGCTGGGCCACAGGCTAGTCCTGGTCTTCAACAAACAGGATCAATATGGCCCCCTGGATCGGGCCACGATGCAGCAGCAACTGCACCAGCACAGCCAGTCCTTGCCAGAGACCATCCCCGTGGTTGCCGTGACCGCCCAGCCTGGCCCGTTGAAGGTCCGGCGGCACCAGCCCAATGGCTCGGTAGAGGAATGGCTAGAAACTCCTCAGCCTGAGACCACAGACCTCCTAGAGCACCTCAGGGAGTTGGTGCAGCAGCAGCAGCAGGAGTTGGTCTTGGCGACGGCGATGCGCCAGGGGCAACAGCTGCAACGACGAGTGCGAGACCATTTGAATCAGCTGCGGCGGCAACGGGCCATGCCCACGGTGGAGCGGTTGCAATGGATTGCGGCGGCTACGGCCTTTGCCAATCCCCTACCTAGCCTAGATGTCCTGGCGACTGCTGCCATTAACGGGCAGTTGGTGATGGACTTGGGACGAATCTATCAACAGGGCTTTTCTTGGCAGCAAGCCAAGGCCACGGCTACCACTCTGGCCAAGCTGACGGTGCAATTGGGCCTAGTAGAACTCTCCAGCCAAGCCCTGACCAGCTTCCTGAAAAGCCATGCCGCCACCTATGTGGCCGGTGGTGTGGTGCAGGGCCTCAGTGCCGCCTATTTGACCCGGTTGGCTGGCCTGAGTTTGATCGATCATTTCGAAGAGCAGAGTGGTCGAGGCTCAGAGGCTGCACCGCTCTCGGTTCAAAGTTTGAGCCAGAGACTGCGCCCCCTCATGAAGCAGAGCCAGCAGAGTGACTGGTTCAAGGATTTGGTGGCAGAAGGGCTGTCACGATTACATCGCCCAGCTGACGCCGCTCCGACTCCGGTGGCTCTGGCAACAGCATCGGCAGAGCCTATCAACCTACCAGAATCATTACTCTGCGACCAAGATAACGCCTCTACTGACTAG
- a CDS encoding DUF4242 domain-containing protein yields MVRLVLETTYDPPFTETDWDSANQRLFPCLELHNVRWIRSLVSGDRTRSICEFEAPDAESVRQSYRQAQVPFGRIWAAELQEP; encoded by the coding sequence ATGGTTCGTCTAGTGCTAGAAACGACTTACGATCCCCCTTTCACCGAAACCGATTGGGACAGCGCTAACCAGCGCCTGTTTCCTTGCCTAGAACTGCACAATGTCCGCTGGATTCGATCGCTGGTGTCGGGCGATCGCACCCGCAGCATCTGTGAATTCGAAGCCCCTGACGCTGAATCGGTGCGGCAGTCCTACCGGCAAGCACAGGTACCGTTTGGCCGCATCTGGGCCGCCGAGCTACAAGAACCCTGA
- a CDS encoding GTP-binding protein, with amino-acid sequence MSVSPPSWPSHGSESLASGTKTPWLTRVQQSLRQTARRYQEHIQQPQGEATARQRQATIKTGIEQLTTLANRLEQPTLTVAVFGLVSRGKSAVINALLGQPVLQTGPLHGVTRWPRSVYWSPPVETVHSTNLPMQIELIDTPGLDEVDGQERADMAQTIASQADLILFVVSGDITRTEYQALTMLQASHKPILLVFNKTDLYPEMDRQAVYDALRRLWQQSQAEAPLALGLEQVVMVAAEPAPLQVRVEWPDGHSSHEWESPPPQIAPLRQAILTLVQHHGPALLALNALGQAQSLETKMVKTAMALHQPAAEQLIWQFAKYKALAVALNPIAVLDVLGGVMSDLILIRSLARLYGLSMTNYEAGRLWQAIVRSSGVVLLSELGSGLLLGVGKSAGAVTSVFDSSAGLTAWAGAMVAQASAAGYGTYAVGKAAQQYLERGGSWGPQGIRQTLQELLHQLDSDATTEHLRQELQSLLD; translated from the coding sequence TTGTCTGTCTCTCCTCCTTCCTGGCCGTCCCATGGCTCTGAGTCCCTTGCCTCAGGGACCAAAACTCCCTGGTTGACTCGTGTGCAGCAGAGTCTGCGGCAGACGGCCCGGCGCTATCAGGAGCATATTCAACAACCGCAGGGTGAGGCGACGGCCCGGCAACGGCAGGCCACCATCAAGACCGGGATTGAGCAGCTGACGACCCTGGCCAATCGGCTGGAACAGCCCACCCTAACCGTCGCTGTGTTTGGCCTGGTCAGCCGTGGTAAATCGGCAGTCATCAATGCCCTGTTAGGGCAGCCAGTGCTGCAGACGGGGCCTCTCCATGGGGTGACGCGCTGGCCGCGGTCGGTCTATTGGTCACCGCCGGTTGAAACCGTGCATTCAACCAACCTGCCCATGCAAATCGAGCTGATCGATACCCCCGGGCTGGATGAGGTCGATGGGCAGGAGCGCGCCGACATGGCCCAGACCATTGCCAGCCAAGCCGATTTGATCCTGTTCGTGGTGTCTGGAGACATTACTCGCACCGAGTACCAGGCCCTGACGATGCTGCAGGCTTCCCATAAGCCAATCCTGCTGGTGTTCAACAAAACCGATCTGTATCCAGAGATGGATCGCCAAGCCGTCTACGATGCCCTGCGGCGCCTGTGGCAGCAGTCGCAGGCTGAGGCGCCGCTGGCCCTGGGGCTAGAGCAGGTGGTGATGGTGGCCGCAGAACCGGCTCCTCTGCAGGTACGGGTGGAATGGCCCGATGGCCACAGCAGCCACGAGTGGGAATCCCCGCCGCCTCAGATCGCGCCGTTGCGGCAGGCCATTCTCACCCTGGTGCAGCATCACGGCCCGGCTCTCCTGGCCCTCAATGCCTTAGGCCAGGCCCAGTCCCTGGAGACGAAGATGGTAAAGACGGCCATGGCCTTGCATCAGCCCGCTGCGGAGCAGCTGATTTGGCAGTTTGCCAAGTATAAGGCGCTGGCGGTGGCCCTCAACCCCATTGCTGTCCTGGATGTGCTGGGTGGAGTAATGTCGGATTTGATCTTGATTCGTTCCCTGGCTCGCCTCTATGGGTTGTCCATGACCAACTACGAAGCCGGGCGGCTGTGGCAGGCCATTGTGCGCAGCAGTGGGGTCGTGCTGTTGAGTGAATTGGGCAGTGGCTTGCTGCTGGGGGTAGGCAAGAGCGCCGGGGCGGTGACCAGTGTGTTTGACAGCTCTGCCGGGCTGACGGCCTGGGCCGGGGCCATGGTGGCTCAGGCCAGTGCCGCCGGCTATGGTACCTATGCCGTTGGCAAGGCTGCGCAGCAGTATTTAGAGCGCGGGGGCAGTTGGGGCCCCCAGGGGATTCGCCAGACCTTGCAGGAACTGCTGCATCAGCTGGACAGTGATGCCACCACAGAGCACCTACGGCAAGAATTGCAGTCGCTGTTGGATTGA
- a CDS encoding ATP-binding response regulator, translating into MAQSQILLLEDIAFDIETIRTALDSGGIESNMICVDNRQDFIAALQATSIDLVLADYALPNFDGLAALDIIRGQYPHIPFILVSGLMGEELAIETLKQGATDYVLKQRLGRLVPAVKRALNETAERRARYRAEQALQESEDRFRASVEIMLDCFGIYSAIRNTSRQIQDFRIEYLNTAACQQLGQDPWTVIGQRLSEQFPMYQAMGLVDAYAQVVETGQPLVQESLLYEDDQAEVLATALDVRAAKLGDSVVVTWRNITDRKLSEQERESLLAREQAAREEAEAASRVKDEFLATLSHELRTPLNAMQGWLQLLQRRRLDEGTATRALATIQRNVEALRRLIEDVLDVSRIIRGKLKLTVTPLDVAPVVLAATETILPAAEAKQIDLQTQLAATATLVLGDRNRLQQIIWNLLSNAIKFTPEGGRVDIRLEVLNHYVQIQVQDSGKGIEPEFLPHIFERFRQADSSTTRRHMGLGLGLAIVRHLVELHGGLVRADSPGLGQGATFTMLLPQLSQTSSDTWAEGNMASQAMASLKNCRILIVDDQADARELYTTFFKGLRANVKAVATATEALTLQDSFRPDVLVSDVCRPGMQGYELIQQIRQRYLIPAIALMQAAVPEEKRQVLAAGFQIYLSKPVEMQQLADAIAHLTYSDATTPGNQPSS; encoded by the coding sequence ATGGCACAGTCTCAAATTCTGCTGCTAGAAGATATTGCCTTCGATATCGAGACGATCCGGACCGCGTTAGACTCCGGCGGTATCGAGAGCAATATGATCTGCGTCGACAATCGGCAGGATTTCATAGCGGCCCTGCAAGCCACCAGCATTGATCTGGTGCTGGCCGACTACGCCCTACCCAACTTCGACGGTCTAGCAGCCTTAGATATTATCCGGGGCCAGTATCCGCACATTCCCTTCATCCTGGTGTCGGGACTGATGGGGGAAGAATTGGCCATCGAAACCCTGAAGCAGGGTGCCACCGACTATGTCTTGAAACAACGGCTAGGTCGCCTGGTGCCAGCGGTTAAACGGGCCCTGAACGAAACGGCAGAACGCCGGGCCCGCTACCGGGCCGAGCAAGCCCTGCAAGAGAGCGAGGATCGCTTTCGCGCCTCCGTGGAAATCATGCTAGATTGCTTTGGCATTTACTCTGCCATCCGCAATACCTCCCGACAGATTCAGGATTTTCGCATCGAGTATCTCAACACGGCTGCCTGTCAGCAATTGGGCCAAGATCCCTGGACCGTGATCGGCCAGCGCCTGAGTGAGCAGTTTCCCATGTACCAGGCCATGGGCCTAGTCGACGCCTATGCCCAGGTGGTAGAGACGGGCCAGCCCCTGGTGCAGGAATCGCTCCTCTATGAAGATGACCAGGCCGAGGTTCTGGCCACCGCCCTGGACGTCCGGGCCGCTAAGCTGGGGGACAGCGTGGTGGTGACCTGGCGTAACATCACCGATCGCAAGCTCTCGGAGCAAGAACGAGAGAGCCTGCTGGCTCGCGAACAGGCGGCCCGGGAAGAGGCGGAAGCCGCCAGTCGGGTAAAAGACGAGTTTTTGGCCACCCTGTCCCACGAATTGCGCACCCCTCTCAATGCCATGCAGGGATGGCTGCAGCTCTTGCAGCGGCGACGGTTGGATGAGGGGACAGCCACCCGCGCCCTGGCAACGATTCAACGCAATGTGGAGGCCCTGCGACGGCTGATCGAGGATGTATTAGATGTCTCTCGCATCATTCGCGGTAAGTTGAAGCTGACGGTGACTCCACTGGATGTGGCCCCGGTAGTGTTGGCGGCAACGGAAACGATCTTGCCGGCGGCCGAAGCCAAGCAAATCGACCTGCAGACCCAACTGGCAGCGACGGCCACCCTAGTGCTGGGCGATCGCAATCGCCTGCAGCAGATCATTTGGAATCTGCTCTCTAATGCCATCAAGTTCACCCCAGAAGGGGGCCGGGTGGATATCCGCCTGGAAGTGTTGAATCACTATGTGCAGATTCAGGTGCAAGATTCGGGGAAAGGCATCGAACCTGAGTTTCTGCCCCATATCTTCGAGCGCTTTCGTCAGGCCGATAGCTCTACCACGCGTCGCCACATGGGGCTGGGGTTGGGGTTGGCCATTGTACGCCACTTAGTAGAGTTGCATGGGGGCTTGGTGCGAGCCGACAGTCCTGGCCTCGGCCAAGGGGCCACGTTTACCATGTTGTTACCCCAGCTCAGCCAGACCTCGTCGGATACCTGGGCCGAGGGCAATATGGCGAGTCAGGCCATGGCCTCCCTGAAAAATTGTCGGATTCTGATCGTGGACGACCAGGCCGATGCCCGGGAACTCTACACCACCTTTTTTAAGGGGCTGCGGGCCAATGTGAAGGCGGTGGCCACTGCCACAGAAGCCTTGACCTTGCAGGATAGTTTTCGTCCCGATGTGCTGGTGAGCGATGTCTGTCGGCCAGGGATGCAGGGGTATGAGCTGATCCAGCAGATTCGGCAGCGCTATCTGATTCCGGCCATTGCCTTAATGCAGGCTGCCGTCCCAGAGGAGAAACGTCAGGTCCTGGCGGCGGGCTTCCAGATCTATTTGTCGAAGCCGGTGGAGATGCAGCAGCTGGCCGATGCGATCGCACATCTGACCTACAGCGACGCCACTACTCCCGGGAACCAGCCATCTTCCTAG
- a CDS encoding Dps family protein produces MRPINIGLSDEQRQGVIELLNQHLADAYLLLIKTKKYHWDVVGPQFRTLHELWEEHYQALTESIDDYAERIRALGGYPLGTVEGFLKHASLKEHPGDLPDANEMVGRLVVDHEQVIRNLRQAIDQCSDQFHDEGTADFLTGQLEAHEEMAWMLRSFIEGTGIEPSGYRPEVRPSVAR; encoded by the coding sequence ATGCGACCTATCAATATTGGCCTTTCCGACGAACAGCGACAGGGTGTGATCGAGCTATTGAATCAACACCTGGCTGACGCTTACCTGCTGTTGATCAAGACTAAGAAGTACCACTGGGATGTGGTTGGTCCCCAGTTCCGCACCCTTCATGAACTGTGGGAAGAGCATTACCAAGCGCTGACTGAGAGCATCGATGACTATGCCGAACGCATCCGGGCCTTGGGTGGCTATCCCTTGGGCACCGTCGAGGGATTTTTGAAACATGCCTCCTTGAAGGAGCATCCAGGGGATTTACCCGATGCCAACGAAATGGTTGGGCGTCTAGTGGTCGATCACGAGCAGGTGATTCGCAACCTGCGCCAAGCCATCGATCAATGCAGTGATCAGTTCCACGATGAAGGCACTGCCGACTTCTTGACCGGGCAGCTAGAGGCCCATGAAGAGATGGCGTGGATGCTGCGGTCCTTCATTGAAGGCACTGGCATCGAACCCAGCGGCTATCGTCCCGAGGTGCGTCCCTCTGTCGCTCGATAG